In Rhineura floridana isolate rRhiFlo1 chromosome 1, rRhiFlo1.hap2, whole genome shotgun sequence, the following proteins share a genomic window:
- the PLIN2 gene encoding perilipin-2 isoform X2: MAVVSTVSQQNVVSRVANLPLVSSTYGMVSSAYVNTKDNHPYLKSVCEIAEKGVKTITAVAMTSALPIIQKLEPQIAVANSYACIGLDKVEERMPILYQPTDKVVANAVDAVVGARDVVTTTVTGAKDTVAQTINGVVDKTKGAVQDSVELTKSVVNGSINTVLGSRVVRLVTSGVDTALSRSETLVDQYLPLTEEELEKEATKMEGFEIGVQKPSYYVRLGSLSSKVRSRAYQQALIKVRDAKLRSQETICQLNYTVNLIEYARRNMNSANQKLQDAQQKLYNSWIEWRKNTGQNDEDDSQSAEHIESRTLTIARNLTQQLQTTCLTLVSSIQGLPQNIQDQVHHVGEMAGEVYRNFRSASSFQEVSDNLLTTSKGQLKKMKESLDDVMDYLVNNTPLNWLVGPFYPQLAGSQNTEHKGEGGKKTSQEDKQSEHNTE, translated from the exons ATGGCAGTGGTGTCAACTGTTTCACAGCAG AATGTGGTTTCCAGGGTTGCCAACCTTCCCCTGGTGAGTTCCACTTATGGTATGGTCTCCTCTGCTTATGTCAACACGAAGGATAACCATCCTTACCTGAAATCTGTATGCGAGATAGCAGAGAAAGGAGTGAAGACCATCACTGCAGTGGCCATGACCAGCGCTCTGCCTATCATCCAAAAGCTGGAGCCTCAGA TTGCAGTTGCCAACAGCTATGCTTGTATAGGACTGGACAAAGTTGAAGAGAGGATGCCTATACTGTATCAACCAACTGATAAG GTAGTTGCTAATGCAGTGGATGCAGTTGTTGGTGCAAGGGATGTTGTAACAACTACTGTGACTGGTGCCAAGGATACTGTTGCGCAAACCATTAATGGAGTCGTCGACAAGACAAAAGGAGCTGTGCAGGACAGTGTGGAGTTGACCAAATCAGTTGTCAATGGTAGCATTAACACTGTTCTGGGAAGCCGGGTAGTGCGTCTGGTGACCAGTGGGGTGGATACTGCACTCAGCAGATCTGAAACTCTTGTAGACCAGTACCTCCCACTTACAGAAGAAGAGCTAG AAAAAGAAGCTACAAAAATGGAAGGATTTGAAATTGGAGTTCAGAAGCCAAGTTATTATGTTAGACTAGGCTCTTTGTCTTCAAAGGTCCGCTCACGTGCCTACCAGCAGGCCTTAATCAAGGTCAGAGATGCTAAGCTCAGAAGCCAAGAGACAATCTGTCAACTCAATTACACTGTTAATTTG ATTGAATATGCCAGAAGGAATATGAATAGTGCCAACCAGAAACTCCAAGATGCCCAACAGAAGCTGTATAATTCCTGGATAGAATGGAGGAAAAACACAGGCCAAAATGATGAGGATGACTCACAAAGTGCTGAG CACATTGAATCACGCACACTAACAATTGCACGGAATCTGACTCAGCAGCTTCAAACCACCTGCCTCACCCTAGTGTCAAGTATACAAGGCTTGCCACAGAACATCCAGGACCAGGTTCACCATGTTGGGGAAATGGCAGGGGAGGTCTACAGAAACTTCCGATCAGCATCTTCCTTCCAAGAAGTGTCTGACAACCTTCTTACCACCAGTAAAGGGCAGCTGAAGAAAATGAAGGAGTCACTGGATGATGTGATGGATTATCTTGTAAACAACACGCCACTCAACTGGCTGGTAGGTCCCTTTTACCCACAATTGGCTGGCTCTCAGAATACTGAGCACAAAggtgaagggggaaaaaagaccAGCCAGGAAGACAAACAGTCTGAACACAACACAGAATAA
- the PLIN2 gene encoding perilipin-2 isoform X1, giving the protein MAVVSTVSQQNVVSRVANLPLVSSTYGMVSSAYVNTKDNHPYLKSVCEIAEKGVKTITAVAMTSALPIIQKLEPQIAVANSYACIGLDKVEERMPILYQPTDKVVANAVDAVVGARDVVTTTVTGAKDTVAQTINGVVDKTKGAVQDSVELTKSVVNGSINTVLGSRVVRLVTSGVDTALSRSETLVDQYLPLTEEELEKEATKMEGFEIGVQKPSYYVRLGSLSSKVRSRAYQQALIKVRDAKLRSQETICQLNYTVNLIEYARRNMNSANQKLQDAQQKLYNSWIEWRKNTGQNDEDDSQSAEHIESRTLTIARNLTQQLQTTCLTLVSSIQGLPQNIQDQVHHVGEMAGEVYRNFRSASSFQEVSDNLLTTSKGQLKKMKESLDDVMDYLVNNTPLNWLIPDFAITDLSSESDEIPDILALEEEGQHEYSRANGPITPGQRAE; this is encoded by the exons ATGGCAGTGGTGTCAACTGTTTCACAGCAG AATGTGGTTTCCAGGGTTGCCAACCTTCCCCTGGTGAGTTCCACTTATGGTATGGTCTCCTCTGCTTATGTCAACACGAAGGATAACCATCCTTACCTGAAATCTGTATGCGAGATAGCAGAGAAAGGAGTGAAGACCATCACTGCAGTGGCCATGACCAGCGCTCTGCCTATCATCCAAAAGCTGGAGCCTCAGA TTGCAGTTGCCAACAGCTATGCTTGTATAGGACTGGACAAAGTTGAAGAGAGGATGCCTATACTGTATCAACCAACTGATAAG GTAGTTGCTAATGCAGTGGATGCAGTTGTTGGTGCAAGGGATGTTGTAACAACTACTGTGACTGGTGCCAAGGATACTGTTGCGCAAACCATTAATGGAGTCGTCGACAAGACAAAAGGAGCTGTGCAGGACAGTGTGGAGTTGACCAAATCAGTTGTCAATGGTAGCATTAACACTGTTCTGGGAAGCCGGGTAGTGCGTCTGGTGACCAGTGGGGTGGATACTGCACTCAGCAGATCTGAAACTCTTGTAGACCAGTACCTCCCACTTACAGAAGAAGAGCTAG AAAAAGAAGCTACAAAAATGGAAGGATTTGAAATTGGAGTTCAGAAGCCAAGTTATTATGTTAGACTAGGCTCTTTGTCTTCAAAGGTCCGCTCACGTGCCTACCAGCAGGCCTTAATCAAGGTCAGAGATGCTAAGCTCAGAAGCCAAGAGACAATCTGTCAACTCAATTACACTGTTAATTTG ATTGAATATGCCAGAAGGAATATGAATAGTGCCAACCAGAAACTCCAAGATGCCCAACAGAAGCTGTATAATTCCTGGATAGAATGGAGGAAAAACACAGGCCAAAATGATGAGGATGACTCACAAAGTGCTGAG CACATTGAATCACGCACACTAACAATTGCACGGAATCTGACTCAGCAGCTTCAAACCACCTGCCTCACCCTAGTGTCAAGTATACAAGGCTTGCCACAGAACATCCAGGACCAGGTTCACCATGTTGGGGAAATGGCAGGGGAGGTCTACAGAAACTTCCGATCAGCATCTTCCTTCCAAGAAGTGTCTGACAACCTTCTTACCACCAGTAAAGGGCAGCTGAAGAAAATGAAGGAGTCACTGGATGATGTGATGGATTATCTTGTAAACAACACGCCACTCAACTGGCTG